A portion of the Shewanella sp. SNU WT4 genome contains these proteins:
- the ffh gene encoding signal recognition particle protein — MFENLTDRLSRTLKNISGRGRLTEDNIKETLREVRMALLEADVALPVVREFVNSVKERAVGQEVSKSLSPGQVFIKIVQSELEKAMGESNEALDLAAQPPAVIMMAGLQGAGKTTSVAKLAKFLRTRHKKSVLVVSADVYRPAAIKQLETLATEVEVEFFPSDVSQKPVAIAKAAIAHAKLKFIDVVIVDTAGRLHVDEAMMDEIKQLHAEINPIETLFVVDAMTGQDAANTAKAFNEALPLTGVVLTKVDGDARGGAALSIRHITGKPIKFLGVGEKTDALEPFHPDRIASRILGMGDVLSLIEQVERGVDKEKALQLATKVKKGGKFDLEDFRDQLQQMKNMGGMMGMLEKLPGVGQLPPEALEQVQNGKMTGQMEAIINSMTAAERSNPDIIKGSRKRRIAAGSGTQIQDVNRMLKQFSQMQKMMKKMSAKGGMQKMMRGMQGMLPPGMKFPGR, encoded by the coding sequence ATGTTTGAGAATCTCACTGACAGATTGTCACGCACGCTTAAAAATATCAGCGGGCGTGGTCGCTTAACCGAAGACAACATCAAAGAAACGCTACGCGAAGTGCGTATGGCTTTACTTGAAGCTGACGTGGCTCTGCCTGTGGTGCGGGAATTCGTCAATAGCGTAAAAGAACGCGCTGTCGGCCAAGAGGTCAGCAAGAGTCTGAGCCCTGGCCAAGTCTTCATTAAAATAGTTCAGAGTGAATTGGAAAAAGCCATGGGCGAATCCAATGAAGCTCTGGATTTAGCTGCCCAGCCGCCTGCTGTGATCATGATGGCGGGTTTACAAGGCGCGGGTAAAACCACCAGTGTGGCTAAACTGGCGAAGTTTTTACGCACTCGACATAAAAAGTCGGTATTAGTCGTCAGTGCTGACGTCTATCGTCCAGCAGCGATTAAGCAGTTAGAAACCTTAGCAACCGAAGTGGAAGTTGAATTCTTCCCATCGGATGTGAGTCAAAAGCCAGTCGCGATTGCTAAAGCGGCCATTGCTCACGCTAAGCTTAAGTTTATTGATGTGGTGATAGTCGATACCGCAGGCCGCTTACACGTTGATGAAGCCATGATGGATGAGATTAAGCAGTTACATGCTGAAATCAATCCAATCGAAACCTTGTTCGTGGTTGACGCCATGACAGGTCAAGATGCGGCTAACACGGCCAAAGCCTTCAATGAAGCGCTGCCGTTAACCGGTGTGGTACTGACTAAAGTCGATGGTGATGCTCGCGGCGGCGCGGCGTTATCTATTCGTCATATCACAGGTAAGCCGATTAAGTTCTTAGGTGTTGGTGAAAAAACCGATGCACTGGAGCCTTTCCATCCTGATCGTATCGCTTCTCGTATTCTTGGCATGGGTGACGTACTGTCACTGATTGAACAAGTCGAGCGCGGTGTTGATAAAGAAAAAGCGCTGCAACTTGCCACTAAAGTTAAAAAAGGCGGCAAGTTCGATTTAGAAGATTTCCGTGACCAGCTTCAGCAAATGAAGAACATGGGCGGCATGATGGGTATGCTAGAAAAGCTGCCAGGTGTCGGCCAATTGCCACCAGAAGCCTTAGAGCAAGTGCAAAATGGCAAAATGACAGGTCAAATGGAAGCCATCATTAATTCGATGACAGCGGCTGAACGTAGCAATCCTGATATCATTAAAGGATCGCGCAAGCGCCGTATTGCTGCAGGTTCTGGCACACAAATTCAAGACGTCAATCGCATGCTGAAGCAATTTAGCCAAATGCAAAAGATGATGAAGAAGATGTCGGCCAAAGGCGGCATGCAAAAAATGATGCGCGGTATGCAAGGCATGCTTCCTCCTGGAATGAAGTTTCCAGGACGTTGA
- the rpsP gene encoding 30S ribosomal protein S16, protein MVTIRLARGGAKKRPFYNIVVADSRNARDGRFIERVGFFNPMARGQEEALRLDLDRVEHWVANGAATTDRVAKLIKDARKAAA, encoded by the coding sequence ATGGTTACCATTCGTTTAGCTCGTGGCGGCGCAAAAAAGCGTCCATTTTATAACATCGTTGTTGCTGATAGCCGCAATGCTCGTGACGGTCGTTTCATTGAGCGTGTAGGTTTCTTCAACCCTATGGCTCGCGGTCAGGAAGAAGCTCTGCGCTTAGACCTGGATCGTGTTGAGCATTGGGTTGCTAATGGCGCTGCGACTACTGATCGTGTTGCCAAACTGATCAAAGACGCTCGTAAAGCAGCTGCTTAA
- the rimM gene encoding ribosome maturation factor RimM (Essential for efficient processing of 16S rRNA), whose amino-acid sequence MSSNQQPIVLGKIGACFGVKGWMKITSYTDSVEGIFDYSPLLLMQQGEWREVKVVQWRLQGKAVVALLEGINTREEAQALTHSEIAIMPEQMNSLPENEFYWRELIGCTVTNTKGYNMGTVDQILETGSNDVLMVKANAKDAFGKAERLIPFVTEQFILEVDVAAKQITVDWDPDF is encoded by the coding sequence ATGAGCAGTAACCAACAACCAATCGTATTGGGCAAAATTGGCGCGTGTTTTGGCGTTAAAGGTTGGATGAAAATCACATCTTATACCGACTCTGTTGAAGGTATTTTTGACTATTCACCCTTATTGCTGATGCAACAAGGTGAATGGCGTGAAGTGAAAGTTGTACAGTGGCGTCTCCAAGGCAAAGCGGTTGTCGCATTGCTGGAAGGGATTAACACTCGGGAAGAAGCGCAAGCACTGACACATAGTGAAATTGCGATTATGCCTGAACAGATGAATTCTCTGCCAGAAAACGAGTTTTACTGGCGTGAACTGATAGGTTGTACTGTAACTAACACTAAAGGCTACAACATGGGAACGGTTGATCAGATCTTGGAAACAGGTTCTAACGACGTTCTGATGGTTAAGGCCAACGCCAAAGATGCTTTTGGTAAAGCGGAACGATTGATTCCCTTTGTCACGGAACAGTTCATCCTTGAGGTGGACGTTGCGGCCAAACAGATTACAGTGGATTGGGATCCAGACTTCTAA
- the trmD gene encoding tRNA (guanosine(37)-N1)-methyltransferase TrmD: protein MWLGVITLFPEMFRAVSDFGVTGRAVKNGLLELQTWNPRDFTHDRHSTVDDRPYGGGPGMLMMVQPLRDAIHAAKAEAGEGVKVIYLSPQGRKLTQQGASELAQSDKLILVCGRYEGIDERIIQTEIDEEWSVGDYVLSGGELPAMTLIDAVARLVPGVLGKQASAEQDSFSDGLLDCPHYTRPECLDGLTVPAVLLSGNHEEIRRWRLEQSIGRTFLRRPELFDNLALTDEQTRLLAQFVETTNK, encoded by the coding sequence ATGTGGTTAGGGGTAATAACCCTGTTTCCTGAGATGTTTCGTGCCGTAAGCGATTTTGGGGTGACGGGTCGGGCCGTGAAAAATGGCCTGCTGGAACTGCAAACGTGGAATCCTCGCGATTTCACCCATGATAGACACAGTACTGTGGATGACAGGCCTTATGGTGGTGGTCCCGGTATGTTAATGATGGTGCAGCCTCTACGTGATGCTATCCATGCCGCGAAAGCGGAAGCAGGTGAAGGCGTAAAAGTCATTTACCTGTCGCCACAGGGGCGCAAGCTGACTCAGCAAGGCGCGTCTGAACTAGCACAATCAGATAAACTGATCTTAGTGTGTGGTCGATACGAAGGTATTGATGAGCGCATTATTCAGACGGAAATCGATGAAGAGTGGTCTGTGGGTGACTATGTCCTCTCAGGTGGCGAATTGCCAGCCATGACATTGATTGATGCGGTCGCTAGGCTTGTGCCTGGTGTCCTAGGTAAACAAGCGAGTGCTGAGCAGGATTCCTTCTCAGATGGTTTACTTGATTGCCCGCATTATACCCGTCCTGAGTGCTTGGATGGTTTGACTGTACCGGCAGTGTTACTTAGCGGTAACCACGAAGAAATTAGACGCTGGCGTCTCGAGCAAAGTATCGGAAGAACTTTTCTTAGACGACCAGAATTATTTGACAATCTAGCTCTGACTGACGAACAAACCAGACTGCTGGCGCAATTCGTTGAAACAACGAATAAGTAA
- the rplS gene encoding 50S ribosomal protein L19, with the protein MNNIIKMLNDEQMKKDVPDFGAGDTVVVQVRVKEGEKERLQAFEGVVIAKRNRGLHSAFTVRKISNGEGVERTFQTHSPAIGSIEVKRRGRVRRAKLYYLRDRSGKSARIREKLATK; encoded by the coding sequence ATGAACAACATCATTAAAATGCTCAACGATGAGCAAATGAAGAAAGACGTACCAGATTTCGGCGCTGGTGATACAGTAGTTGTACAGGTACGTGTTAAAGAAGGTGAAAAAGAGCGTCTGCAGGCGTTTGAAGGCGTAGTTATCGCTAAGCGTAACCGTGGTCTGCACTCTGCATTCACCGTACGTAAGATCTCTAATGGCGAAGGCGTTGAGCGTACTTTCCAGACTCACAGCCCAGCAATCGGAAGCATTGAAGTTAAGCGTCGTGGCCGCGTTCGTCGCGCCAAGCTGTACTATCTGCGTGATCGTTCAGGTAAATCTGCACGTATCCGTGAAAAGCTGGCTACTAAGTAA
- a CDS encoding 3-deoxy-7-phosphoheptulonate synthase: MVDTKLDNIHISNEQVLITPNQLKLQLPLTERHLAFVSAARQTVADIVHKRDPRLLVITGPCSIHDLTAVKHYARQLKALQLELSDEFFIIMRVYFEKPRTTVGWKGLINDPDRDESFNVEKGLRQAREFLLFLAELELPAATEALDPISPQYLSELISWSAIGARTTESQTHREMASGLSMPVGFKNGTDGKLDVAINALKSAASSHRFMGINSDGQVALLQTAGNPDGHVILRGGREPNYDAASVNAAANALHASGQSARLVIDCSHGNSNKDYRRQVPVCLDVMGQIAAGNNSIIGVMLESHLQAGSQDASASSLQYGVSITDACIDWPATEQVLRLAAVLVKPVLATRFQGEN; this comes from the coding sequence ATGGTTGACACTAAGCTTGACAATATTCACATCAGCAACGAGCAGGTGCTGATCACCCCGAATCAATTAAAACTGCAATTACCGCTGACCGAGCGTCATTTAGCCTTCGTCAGTGCGGCGCGCCAAACTGTGGCCGATATAGTGCATAAGCGCGATCCTCGCCTACTGGTGATCACAGGTCCTTGTTCCATTCATGACTTAACCGCAGTTAAACACTATGCGCGCCAATTAAAAGCGCTGCAGCTTGAATTAAGCGATGAGTTTTTTATCATAATGCGGGTCTATTTTGAAAAGCCAAGAACCACAGTCGGTTGGAAAGGCTTGATTAATGATCCCGATCGCGATGAATCATTCAATGTCGAAAAGGGCTTACGCCAAGCGCGTGAGTTTTTACTGTTTTTAGCTGAGCTGGAGTTACCTGCGGCCACCGAAGCGCTTGATCCTATCAGCCCCCAATATTTATCTGAATTAATTTCTTGGTCTGCCATTGGCGCCCGCACTACAGAATCACAAACTCACAGAGAAATGGCTTCAGGCTTGTCTATGCCAGTGGGCTTTAAAAATGGCACGGATGGCAAACTTGATGTCGCTATTAATGCACTCAAATCAGCGGCCAGCAGCCACCGTTTTATGGGCATTAATAGTGATGGCCAAGTAGCTTTATTGCAAACCGCTGGTAACCCGGATGGCCACGTTATTTTGCGTGGTGGCCGCGAGCCCAATTACGATGCTGCCTCGGTTAATGCTGCCGCTAACGCCTTACACGCATCGGGGCAAAGTGCACGCTTAGTGATTGATTGCAGCCATGGCAATTCCAATAAAGACTATCGCCGCCAAGTGCCAGTGTGCCTTGATGTCATGGGGCAAATTGCTGCTGGTAATAACAGTATTATTGGGGTTATGCTCGAAAGTCATCTGCAAGCGGGCTCACAGGATGCAAGCGCGTCATCTTTGCAATATGGCGTATCTATTACTGATGCTTGCATCGATTGGCCGGCAACCGAGCAAGTGTTAAGGCTCGCGGCGGTTTTGGTTAAACCGGTATTGGCCACGCGTTTTCAGGGAGAGAATTGA
- the tyrA gene encoding bifunctional chorismate mutase/prephenate dehydrogenase encodes MNEATSEALELLRQQIDAVDQELLALVRRRLDLVASVGRVKHQAGLPIYAPEREAKMLAKRRQEASEMHIAPQLIEDLLRRLMRESYLNEKDVGFKSVNPNLSRVVVIGGAGALGQVFVQMLRLSGYHVDILDVNDWHNADALLDNVGLVLVSVPISYTCELIREKLTRLPDNCVLADLTSIKASPLDAMLKAHRGPVVGLHPMFGPDVGSLAKQVVVVCHGREPEQYQWLLQQMTIWGARIVEANATEHDNAMQLVQAMRHFSTFVYGLNLCKQQADIKQLLLFSSPIYRLELAMVGRLFAQSPELYADIIFAQLGSEGVIGDYLANYRQAFELLKNRDRDTFVEWFKQVATWFGDLAPQFQLESRQMLQSVNDIHSNP; translated from the coding sequence ATGAATGAAGCGACGAGTGAGGCACTTGAATTATTACGTCAGCAAATAGATGCCGTCGATCAAGAATTGCTGGCATTAGTTAGGCGCCGCTTAGATTTAGTGGCAAGTGTGGGCCGGGTTAAGCATCAAGCGGGTTTACCTATTTATGCGCCTGAGCGCGAGGCTAAAATGCTGGCTAAACGCCGTCAAGAAGCCAGCGAGATGCATATAGCGCCGCAGTTGATTGAAGATTTATTAAGGCGCTTAATGCGCGAATCTTACCTGAATGAAAAAGACGTAGGGTTTAAGTCGGTCAATCCAAACCTTAGCCGCGTAGTGGTGATTGGCGGCGCGGGTGCCTTGGGGCAAGTGTTTGTGCAAATGCTGCGCCTCTCTGGCTATCATGTTGATATTTTAGATGTTAATGATTGGCATAACGCTGATGCACTGCTAGATAACGTGGGCTTAGTGCTCGTGAGTGTACCCATTAGCTATACTTGCGAGCTTATCCGCGAAAAACTGACACGCTTACCAGATAACTGCGTGCTTGCCGATCTCACGTCCATTAAAGCATCGCCTCTTGATGCCATGTTAAAGGCTCATCGCGGCCCAGTCGTTGGGCTGCACCCTATGTTTGGCCCGGATGTCGGCAGTCTCGCTAAGCAAGTGGTGGTAGTGTGCCATGGGCGTGAGCCAGAGCAATATCAATGGTTATTGCAGCAAATGACCATTTGGGGCGCGCGTATTGTGGAAGCCAATGCCACAGAGCACGACAATGCCATGCAATTAGTGCAAGCTATGCGTCACTTTTCAACCTTTGTCTATGGCCTTAATCTGTGTAAACAACAAGCTGATATAAAACAATTATTGCTGTTTAGCTCACCAATTTATCGGCTCGAATTAGCCATGGTGGGGCGTTTATTTGCTCAAAGCCCAGAGCTTTATGCTGATATCATTTTTGCGCAATTGGGTTCTGAAGGTGTGATCGGGGACTATCTAGCTAACTATCGCCAAGCCTTTGAATTACTTAAAAACCGAGACAGAGACACCTTTGTTGAATGGTTTAAGCAAGTTGCAACTTGGTTTGGCGATTTAGCGCCGCAATTTCAATTAGAAAGTCGGCAAATGCTGCAGTCAGTTAACGATATTCACTCCAATCCTTAA
- the hcp gene encoding hydroxylamine reductase — MFCIQCEQTIRTPAGSGCSYSQGMCGKLAATSDLQDVLIYLLQGLSYHALKAREFGIINHDVDTFVPKAFFATLTNVNFDDERIVALVGEALSYREQLLQAYSGHCSAEDLASAPVYASMTLEAAKNNIIELAAMAAPNRGSTEIHEDILGLRLLCLYGLKGAAAYMEHARVLDQTSIDVATEFHRLMDFLGSDSEDAGALFDAAMAIGQLNYQIMAMLDLGETSCFGHPEPTQVNTVPFKGKAILVSGHDMKDLELILQQTQGLGINVYTHGEMLPALAYPAFKQYPHLVGNYGSAWQNQQTEFANFPGAVVMTSNCIIDPFVGQYNERIFTRSIVGWPGVTHIEGDDFSAVINKALALDGFKYDEIPHLITIGFARNALMAAAPAVVENVKNGSIKHFFLVGGCDGDKSERSYFTEFATAAPKDSVILTLGCGKYKFNKLEFGDINGIPRLLDIGQCNDAYSAIQLALVLSEIFECELNELPLSLVLSWFEQKAIVILLTLLSLGVKNIRTGPTAPAFLSANLLQVLEQQFGLKTTTTVDADLASLLNRA; from the coding sequence ATGTTTTGTATTCAATGTGAACAAACAATCCGCACTCCAGCGGGCAGTGGTTGTAGTTATTCGCAAGGTATGTGCGGCAAATTAGCGGCAACCTCAGATCTGCAAGACGTGCTGATCTATTTATTACAAGGCCTCTCTTACCATGCGTTAAAAGCCAGAGAGTTTGGCATCATAAATCATGATGTAGATACCTTTGTGCCTAAAGCATTTTTTGCGACCTTAACAAACGTCAACTTTGATGATGAGCGCATAGTGGCGTTAGTTGGTGAGGCGCTGAGTTATCGTGAGCAGTTACTGCAAGCCTATAGTGGCCATTGTAGCGCCGAAGACTTAGCCAGCGCGCCGGTATATGCCTCGATGACGTTAGAGGCTGCTAAAAATAACATTATTGAATTGGCGGCCATGGCAGCGCCTAATCGTGGTAGCACTGAGATTCATGAAGATATTTTAGGGCTAAGACTCTTATGTCTTTATGGTTTGAAAGGCGCCGCCGCGTATATGGAGCATGCGCGCGTATTAGATCAAACCAGTATCGATGTGGCCACTGAGTTTCATCGCTTGATGGATTTCCTGGGTTCTGACAGTGAAGATGCTGGCGCGCTATTTGATGCTGCCATGGCGATAGGTCAGCTTAACTATCAAATCATGGCCATGTTAGATTTAGGCGAAACTAGCTGTTTTGGTCACCCTGAGCCTACTCAAGTCAATACTGTACCTTTTAAAGGCAAGGCCATTTTAGTGTCAGGTCATGATATGAAAGACCTTGAGCTGATTTTGCAGCAAACCCAGGGCTTAGGCATTAATGTTTATACCCATGGTGAAATGCTGCCAGCCTTAGCTTATCCAGCCTTTAAGCAATATCCGCATCTGGTCGGCAATTACGGCAGCGCTTGGCAAAATCAGCAAACCGAATTCGCTAATTTCCCAGGCGCTGTGGTGATGACTTCTAACTGCATTATCGATCCCTTTGTTGGTCAATATAACGAGCGTATTTTTACCCGTAGCATAGTGGGCTGGCCTGGGGTTACTCATATTGAAGGTGATGATTTCAGTGCTGTTATCAATAAGGCCTTAGCGCTTGATGGCTTTAAATATGATGAAATTCCACATTTAATCACCATAGGTTTTGCGCGTAATGCCTTAATGGCGGCGGCGCCTGCTGTGGTTGAAAATGTCAAAAACGGTAGCATCAAGCATTTCTTCTTAGTGGGCGGCTGTGATGGTGATAAGTCTGAACGCAGTTACTTTACTGAGTTTGCGACAGCAGCGCCCAAAGATAGCGTGATTTTGACTTTAGGTTGCGGCAAGTACAAATTCAACAAGTTGGAGTTTGGTGATATTAACGGTATTCCGCGCTTGCTTGATATTGGCCAGTGTAATGATGCTTATTCAGCCATTCAATTAGCTTTAGTCTTAAGTGAGATTTTTGAATGTGAACTCAATGAGTTACCTTTGAGCTTAGTATTATCTTGGTTTGAGCAAAAGGCGATTGTTATCTTACTGACCTTGTTATCCCTTGGCGTTAAGAATATCCGCACTGGCCCAACGGCGCCGGCGTTTTTAAGTGCTAATTTATTGCAAGTGCTAGAGCAGCAATTTGGTTTGAAAACCACCACGACTGTGGATGCTGACTTAGCAAGCTTATTAAACCGCGCGTAA
- a CDS encoding hybrid-cluster NAD(P)-dependent oxidoreductase, with protein sequence MSNPFAAALSQLQVSAPSTPAKLIPQASPVSALAHSWQSMKQAAWTASSIELECIDKIQQTMNVVSLVFRPLQPQLFIFKPGQFVTISVAIAGKNYHRSYSISSSPSAPLTLELTIKKVDNGKVSNYLVDEFAIGDCIRVSQPLGNFNLIDINADKYLFISAGCGITPMMSMATFLTDSQVSADVAFVHCAQAPDDIIFNDRLRHWLSPKSHAGLNSQRNDYQRSLSFVLEHGLESVSEQGMRDDDGIHWGYGRISLKHLQAAVSDYRERSILVCGPAGFMQALQSMLHYVGFDMARFHQESFMPATESAPTLTADGINPNPVVKLMSQDASVQLHQGDLLLDGIESLGLPIIAACRSGVCGSCKCKVIAGEVAQSSTAPLSEAEINDGLVLACSSRLLTDVTIALV encoded by the coding sequence ATGAGTAATCCTTTCGCGGCGGCGTTATCGCAATTACAAGTCAGCGCGCCATCAACACCTGCTAAGTTAATCCCGCAAGCTTCGCCCGTTAGCGCGTTAGCGCATAGTTGGCAATCAATGAAGCAAGCAGCATGGACAGCCTCAAGCATTGAGCTTGAGTGCATTGATAAAATACAGCAAACCATGAATGTCGTGAGTTTGGTGTTTCGGCCTTTGCAGCCGCAGTTATTTATCTTTAAGCCCGGGCAATTTGTCACTATTAGCGTCGCGATAGCGGGGAAGAATTACCATCGTAGTTATTCCATTTCATCATCACCGTCTGCGCCACTCACGCTGGAGTTAACCATTAAGAAGGTTGATAACGGTAAGGTGTCAAATTACCTAGTGGATGAGTTTGCCATTGGTGATTGCATTCGTGTAAGTCAGCCTCTTGGGAATTTTAATCTCATTGATATTAACGCTGATAAGTACCTATTTATCAGTGCTGGCTGCGGTATTACGCCTATGATGTCGATGGCTACATTTTTAACTGACAGCCAAGTCAGTGCTGATGTGGCCTTTGTGCACTGCGCGCAGGCACCTGATGATATTATCTTTAACGACAGATTACGCCACTGGCTAAGCCCTAAATCGCACGCGGGATTAAATAGTCAGCGCAATGATTACCAACGTAGTCTTAGCTTTGTGCTTGAACATGGGCTTGAATCTGTTAGCGAGCAAGGGATGCGCGATGATGATGGCATACATTGGGGCTATGGCCGTATTAGCCTTAAGCATTTACAAGCGGCGGTGAGTGATTATCGCGAGCGCAGCATCTTGGTATGTGGCCCAGCAGGCTTTATGCAAGCGCTGCAAAGCATGCTGCATTACGTTGGCTTTGATATGGCGCGTTTTCATCAAGAAAGCTTTATGCCAGCAACAGAATCAGCGCCAACACTGACTGCTGATGGTATTAATCCCAACCCAGTTGTAAAGCTAATGAGTCAAGATGCCAGTGTGCAGTTGCATCAAGGTGACTTACTGCTTGATGGCATAGAATCTTTAGGCTTACCTATTATTGCCGCTTGTCGCAGCGGTGTTTGCGGCTCATGCAAGTGCAAAGTGATTGCTGGGGAAGTCGCTCAAAGTTCGACTGCGCCCTTAAGTGAGGCTGAAATCAACGATGGCCTAGTGCTTGCCTGCTCAAGCCGATTACTGACAGATGTGACTATTGCCTTAGTCTAA